The following are encoded in a window of Candidatus Fluviicola riflensis genomic DNA:
- a CDS encoding pyridoxine 5'-phosphate synthase has protein sequence MTKLSVNINKIATIRNARGGNTPNVVQMAMDCERFGAEGITVHPRPDERHITGKDVIDLAKVVTTEFNIEGYPDQRYMDMIERIRPVQATLVPDPPHVLTSNAGWDTKANELQLKELVNQLHKWGVRTSIFVDTNLQNIEYAAKTGVNRVEFYTGPYAEQFSAGKEKAVEPYIIAAKRALELGLELNAGHDLNQENLRFFKQSIPELAEVSIGHALISDALYLGLENTIQRYIYLLR, from the coding sequence ATGACGAAACTCAGCGTAAACATCAATAAAATTGCAACGATCCGCAACGCGCGCGGAGGAAACACGCCCAATGTGGTGCAAATGGCAATGGATTGTGAACGTTTTGGAGCAGAAGGAATCACGGTGCATCCACGTCCGGATGAGCGGCATATTACGGGTAAGGACGTGATTGATCTGGCAAAGGTCGTAACCACGGAATTCAATATTGAAGGTTATCCCGATCAGCGTTATATGGACATGATCGAACGCATTCGTCCGGTGCAGGCCACGCTTGTTCCCGATCCGCCACATGTGCTTACGAGCAATGCAGGCTGGGATACCAAAGCAAACGAACTGCAGCTGAAAGAATTGGTTAATCAGCTTCATAAATGGGGAGTTCGGACTTCTATTTTTGTGGATACGAACCTGCAAAACATAGAATATGCTGCCAAAACAGGTGTGAATCGCGTGGAATTTTACACCGGTCCGTATGCCGAACAGTTTTCCGCCGGAAAAGAAAAAGCCGTTGAACCTTATATCATTGCAGCCAAACGCGCACTGGAACTGGGACTGGAATTAAACGCAGGCCACGATTTGAACCAGGAGAATCTACGTTTTTTCAAGCAATCCATTCCTGAACTGGCTGAAGTTTCGATTGGTCACGCATTGATTTCGGATGCGCTTTACCTTGGATTGGAAAATACAATTCAACGCTATATTTACTTACTACGCTAA